In Sphingobacterium zeae, one genomic interval encodes:
- a CDS encoding CheR family methyltransferase, whose protein sequence is MISGKKIVSQEQVTILMEDVERLYGYDFTHYTIASLSRRINQLCLLDNFASFAELRYRVLHEPEYMQRFVEKMTVNVTEMFRDPSFFLRLRDEILPQLGTSPFIRIWIAGCATGEEAYSLAILLQEAKLLHKSLIYATDINPSVLEQAKRAVVPMANLKSYVENYQLSGGKADFSSYYTANYNWVKLTSSLQERIVFASHNLVSDASFNAFQLILCRNVLIYFDTQLQAKVLSLFDESLETLGYLALGSQETLRFSVLAPGYQQVGNEKIWRKVK, encoded by the coding sequence ATGATCAGTGGTAAAAAAATTGTTAGCCAAGAGCAGGTGACGATATTGATGGAAGATGTGGAGCGTCTTTATGGCTACGATTTTACCCATTATACCATAGCGTCCTTATCGCGGCGGATCAATCAGCTTTGCCTACTGGATAATTTTGCAAGTTTTGCCGAATTGCGGTACCGTGTGTTACATGAACCCGAGTACATGCAGCGATTTGTCGAAAAGATGACGGTCAACGTTACAGAAATGTTTCGCGATCCAAGCTTTTTTTTGCGTCTGCGCGATGAAATCCTACCCCAATTAGGCACTTCGCCCTTTATCCGTATTTGGATAGCGGGCTGTGCGACAGGGGAGGAAGCCTATTCATTGGCCATTTTGTTGCAGGAGGCCAAACTACTGCACAAATCACTGATTTATGCCACAGATATTAATCCTTCTGTTCTAGAACAGGCTAAGCGGGCAGTTGTACCCATGGCAAATCTAAAATCTTATGTGGAAAATTACCAGCTTTCGGGCGGGAAGGCAGACTTTTCCAGTTATTATACAGCCAATTATAATTGGGTGAAGTTAACATCCAGCTTGCAAGAACGGATTGTCTTTGCTTCACACAATCTGGTGAGTGATGCATCTTTCAATGCCTTTCAGCTGATTCTGTGTCGCAATGTACTCATCTATTTTGATACGCAATTGCAGGCTAAAGTACTATCTTTATTTGATGAGAGTTTGGAAACCCTCGGATACCTTGCGTTGGGCAGTCAGGAGACCCTACGGTTCTCGGTGCTGGCACCAGGGTATCAGCAAGTGGGCAATGAAAAAATATGGCGTAAGGTGAAGTAA
- a CDS encoding response regulator, with translation MDKNKTVLIIDDDQNNIFALKLALKSRGFQALGCLSAEEGLAQLRNSAGVGLVLMDMMMPEIDGYEATQLIRKTWDSQEMPVIAVTAQAMTGDREKCLAAGANGYISKPIDIELLVRLMGEIVK, from the coding sequence ATGGACAAGAACAAAACCGTATTAATCATCGATGATGATCAAAACAATATATTTGCGTTGAAATTGGCCCTAAAATCGAGAGGCTTTCAAGCCTTGGGTTGTCTATCTGCGGAAGAGGGGCTCGCTCAGCTGCGGAATAGTGCTGGCGTCGGCCTGGTGTTGATGGATATGATGATGCCCGAGATTGACGGATATGAAGCTACCCAGCTAATCCGTAAAACTTGGGATTCGCAAGAAATGCCCGTCATAGCCGTCACGGCGCAGGCGATGACCGGCGACCGCGAAAAGTGTCTGGCAGCGGGAGCCAACGGCTATATTTCAAAACCGATCGACATCGAACTTCTGGTGCGGTTAATGGGGGAAATTGTAAAATGA
- a CDS encoding response regulator produces MPKTILKNLQIGFGISLLLLLASSTASYVSIRKQIHNSEMVDHSRRVMSRVNKILQDLQNAETGQRGFLLTGLDKFLNPYQTGLESLPQSLSRAHDLTADNPDQQRVIDTLSTLVKSRLTKLENLVTIKRRGGMVTVSQLEEGKSYMDSCRILIGQIIDKEESLLNKRSNELGRSSGYTSIFVLLAAAVSLLITVFFYFRLRADFFKREQLQHDLKRKDEEIQRRLSITQRIAREIAAGNYDMQIQDAEQDDLGSLTGSLNEMARSLKVSFDELNNNNWHQAGLTQLSNLLMGNKLQEELTAVTLRHLTTYGSCVNGAIYLMEQDQLVLRGAYGLEDPNHKRFAAGDGMVGQVFKDGQEKLFENLEDTHYVISFAAGKVQVNNLFILPIYDGSECIGVMELGSLQPFSSIQLAFFRDAVQKVGATLAASQARLVVQNLLEETQAQTEELQAQHTELESLNSSLEMHTYKLQASEEELRVQQEELVQSNRELEERSRLLEDKNLEIAERNQEIQKKAAELAQSTRYKSEFLANMSHELRTPLNSILLLSRLMAENTDGNLNEEQMESAAVIQSSGKSLLTLIDEILDLSKIESGKMDLDVQPVLFADVLQGLSAMFGPIAADKKLGLEMSVAEQLPTQIETDKQRLEQILRNLLSNAIKFTASGKVTLHIDREPSPRNGIIFEVRDTGIGIPKDKQHLIFEAFQQADGSTRRKFGGTGLGLSISRELARLLGGEILLNSEEGEGSVFQLIIPERISGESTSIFGAAQTLLTTGDAEILPVETTSLEQIPAVSALPIENTLQIPIPAEVPDDRDSIVPGDRFILIVEDDIEFAKILLKYTRQQDYKGIVVVRGDIAAEVVAQYMPLAVLLDIQLPLKDGWQVMAEIKENPKTRHIPVHIMSSLQVKRESLLQGAIDFINKPMALEQMGDMFRRIEDALTRHPKKVLIVEENPKHAAALSLFLGSFDIVSEIKSNVEDSISALSSDTADCVILDMGVPDRVGYETLEAVKRNQGLEKLPIIVFTGKNLSQVEEMKLKRYADTIVVKTANSYQRILDEVGLFLHLVEENKGTSAKVPARLGFLEDVLKGKKVLVADDDIRNIFSLTKALEKYHMTVVPATDGKDALKQLEENEDVAVILMDMMMPEMDGYETIASIRSNPHYKDMPIIAVTAKSMMGDREKCIAAGASDYISKPVDIDQLLSLLRVWMYE; encoded by the coding sequence ATGCCTAAAACTATTTTAAAAAACCTGCAGATAGGTTTTGGAATATCGCTACTATTGCTCTTAGCTAGTTCAACGGCCTCTTATGTTAGTATTCGTAAGCAGATTCATAATAGTGAAATGGTGGACCATAGCCGTCGGGTGATGAGCCGCGTTAATAAAATTCTACAGGATCTGCAGAATGCCGAGACGGGGCAGCGCGGCTTTCTGCTGACTGGGTTGGATAAGTTTTTGAATCCTTACCAAACCGGCCTTGAGTCGCTTCCCCAATCGTTGAGCCGTGCGCACGATTTGACAGCTGACAACCCCGATCAGCAGCGGGTAATCGATACTCTGTCCACGCTGGTAAAGTCTAGGCTTACCAAACTTGAAAATCTCGTTACGATCAAAAGGAGGGGCGGAATGGTGACGGTTTCCCAACTCGAAGAAGGGAAATCCTATATGGATAGCTGTCGAATTTTAATTGGCCAGATCATAGATAAAGAAGAATCCTTATTAAACAAGCGTTCAAATGAACTCGGACGATCTTCTGGCTATACATCTATTTTTGTGTTGCTGGCCGCAGCAGTTTCTTTGCTGATCACTGTCTTTTTTTACTTCCGTTTGCGCGCTGATTTCTTTAAGCGAGAACAGTTACAGCATGATCTGAAACGTAAAGATGAGGAGATCCAGCGGAGGCTCAGCATTACGCAGCGCATTGCCCGTGAAATCGCAGCGGGAAATTATGATATGCAGATACAGGATGCTGAACAGGATGACTTGGGAAGCTTGACGGGATCGCTCAATGAAATGGCTAGGTCACTAAAGGTTTCATTTGACGAGCTCAATAACAATAATTGGCATCAAGCTGGATTAACGCAGCTGAGCAATCTTTTAATGGGCAATAAACTTCAGGAAGAGCTCACGGCTGTCACGTTGCGACATCTAACGACGTATGGTAGTTGTGTCAATGGGGCCATTTATCTTATGGAGCAGGATCAGTTGGTGTTAAGGGGGGCTTATGGTCTTGAAGATCCCAACCATAAACGCTTCGCCGCAGGGGATGGCATGGTAGGGCAGGTATTTAAAGATGGCCAGGAGAAATTATTTGAAAACCTCGAAGATACGCATTATGTCATCAGCTTCGCTGCTGGAAAAGTACAGGTAAACAACCTTTTTATCCTTCCCATTTATGATGGAAGTGAATGTATTGGTGTAATGGAACTTGGCTCATTGCAGCCCTTTTCTTCGATACAGCTGGCGTTTTTTAGAGATGCTGTGCAAAAAGTGGGTGCTACACTCGCTGCATCGCAAGCTCGATTGGTTGTACAGAATTTATTGGAAGAGACGCAGGCGCAGACTGAAGAACTGCAAGCACAGCATACGGAGTTGGAATCACTGAATTCTAGTCTCGAAATGCATACCTATAAACTGCAGGCTTCAGAGGAGGAACTTCGTGTTCAGCAGGAAGAGTTGGTGCAGTCTAACCGTGAACTGGAAGAGCGCTCCAGATTGTTGGAAGATAAAAATCTGGAAATAGCCGAACGTAACCAGGAAATTCAGAAGAAAGCGGCAGAGCTTGCACAAAGCACACGCTATAAGTCTGAATTTTTGGCTAATATGTCGCATGAACTGCGTACGCCGCTCAATTCAATTTTGCTGCTTTCCCGTCTGATGGCCGAAAATACGGACGGTAACCTTAACGAGGAACAGATGGAATCTGCAGCAGTGATCCAGAGTTCGGGAAAGAGTCTGCTGACACTAATAGATGAGATTTTGGATCTTTCTAAAATTGAATCCGGAAAAATGGATTTGGATGTGCAGCCCGTATTGTTTGCGGATGTCTTGCAGGGGCTGTCGGCCATGTTCGGACCAATTGCTGCCGACAAGAAACTTGGATTGGAAATGAGCGTAGCGGAGCAATTGCCCACTCAGATCGAAACAGATAAACAGCGGCTAGAGCAGATTCTACGTAATCTACTCTCTAATGCTATTAAATTTACGGCATCGGGCAAGGTAACGCTGCATATCGACCGTGAACCGTCGCCACGAAACGGGATTATATTTGAAGTGCGCGATACCGGAATTGGAATACCAAAGGATAAGCAGCATCTAATATTTGAGGCTTTTCAACAAGCTGATGGCTCTACACGCCGTAAATTTGGTGGTACGGGGCTGGGGCTTTCCATAAGCCGGGAATTGGCACGCTTACTTGGAGGTGAAATTTTATTGAATAGTGAAGAAGGAGAAGGTAGTGTCTTTCAACTGATTATTCCCGAGCGCATTTCGGGCGAAAGTACATCTATATTCGGCGCTGCGCAAACTTTGTTAACAACAGGCGACGCGGAAATTTTACCTGTGGAGACCACCTCTTTGGAACAAATTCCAGCGGTGTCAGCTTTACCTATAGAAAACACGTTGCAAATACCTATCCCAGCCGAAGTTCCGGACGATCGCGATAGTATCGTTCCTGGCGACCGCTTTATTTTGATCGTCGAGGACGATATTGAGTTTGCAAAGATTCTACTCAAATATACGCGCCAGCAAGACTATAAGGGAATCGTGGTGGTGCGTGGCGACATTGCTGCGGAAGTGGTAGCGCAATACATGCCGCTCGCAGTTTTGCTGGATATTCAGCTCCCGCTTAAAGATGGATGGCAAGTAATGGCTGAGATCAAGGAAAATCCTAAAACACGACATATTCCGGTGCATATTATGTCCTCTCTTCAGGTTAAAAGAGAGAGTCTACTTCAGGGTGCTATAGACTTTATCAATAAACCTATGGCGTTGGAACAAATGGGTGATATGTTTCGCCGGATAGAGGATGCGCTTACTCGGCATCCTAAAAAAGTACTTATCGTTGAAGAAAACCCTAAACACGCAGCTGCTTTGTCTCTCTTTCTCGGAAGTTTTGACATTGTATCCGAAATCAAAAGTAACGTGGAAGATAGCATTTCGGCGCTGAGTTCTGATACTGCAGACTGCGTTATACTTGATATGGGCGTTCCCGACCGGGTTGGATACGAGACATTGGAGGCTGTAAAACGCAACCAGGGGCTAGAAAAATTACCGATCATTGTTTTTACCGGTAAGAACCTATCGCAAGTGGAGGAAATGAAACTAAAACGTTATGCGGATACAATTGTCGTTAAAACCGCCAATTCCTATCAACGTATATTGGATGAAGTAGGTTTATTTTTACATCTTGTAGAAGAAAACAAAGGCACTTCGGCGAAAGTTCCCGCTAGGCTTGGCTTTTTGGAAGATGTGTTGAAGGGCAAAAAGGTGCTTGTAGCAGATGATGACATTCGTAACATTTTCTCGCTCACGAAAGCCCTTGAGAAATATCATATGACCGTCGTACCAGCAACGGATGGAAAGGATGCACTGAAACAGCTCGAAGAAAATGAAGATGTGGCAGTGATCTTGATGGATATGATGATGCCCGAAATGGATGGATACGAAACGATTGCGTCGATTCGAAGTAATCCCCATTATAAAGATATGCCGATCATTGCTGTTACTGCCAAATCAATGATGGGGGATCGGGAAAAATGTATCGCTGCAGGAGCGTCAGATTATATATCCAAACCGGTGGATATCGATCAACTCTTGTCCCTGCTACGGGTATGGATGTATGAATAG
- a CDS encoding family 43 glycosylhydrolase: MRMSYFYFTVLAILCWSLGNKTFAQSLQPWQQPNVLNPLLPGYFADPTIKKIGDTYYIFATTDGNGWGAGPSQVWTSQDLRNWKIQPMNWPNTHWYWAPDMTQGYDGRYYLYYSQPVEIFGAVGDSPTGPWKPLVTDGKSMIPNLYDSRRDYPRRANLSG, translated from the coding sequence ATGAGGATGAGTTATTTCTATTTTACGGTTCTGGCAATATTGTGCTGGTCGTTGGGCAACAAGACATTCGCGCAGTCGTTACAACCTTGGCAGCAGCCAAATGTGTTGAATCCGCTGCTGCCCGGATATTTTGCTGATCCGACGATTAAGAAAATTGGTGATACCTATTATATCTTTGCGACGACTGATGGTAATGGCTGGGGTGCTGGGCCGTCCCAAGTGTGGACATCACAAGATTTGAGAAACTGGAAGATTCAACCGATGAACTGGCCCAATACACATTGGTATTGGGCGCCGGATATGACGCAGGGATACGATGGCCGTTATTACCTCTATTATAGTCAGCCTGTTGAAATTTTTGGTGCAGTGGGCGACAGCCCAACGGGCCCCTGGAAACCTTTAGTGACTGACGGTAAATCGATGATCCCAAACTTATATGATTCCCGGCGTGATTACCCTAGACGGGCAAACCTTTCGGGATGA
- a CDS encoding DUF5695 domain-containing protein, which produces MNLKKSYWILFALVCTQLSTRVYSQQDEHPVWKAVKAQQATLGLEEGAKSFTLKNLNVAILNASQTLSSFRPNSGEKGFDYTPVELLNKRDRNQFFHIGDINIRLRRQGDSSWTAYSSAADRKHVIAIPPAKNNLASADISPTLNHIPLKVIRHWQDDHGDLILSFELTNPNDYAIEIGSMGIPLPFNNNMDWKNLDQAHAQNVFFDPYIGQDAGYLQVNRLHGNGPSLLVLPYKNAGFEAYNPLNTDPTPRSITFEGFHEWMIHSKAYAETEWKGVEQWNTPTSTLLKPHESKTFALKFVLAPSIREIESELVKNNRPVAIGVPGYLVPMGNPAELFIKHNKAIKSISVYPEGALTLTKKGSTPQQWTKYEVKGNRWGRARLTINYSDGKTQTIQYKIIKSEKEVVQDLGHFLTTKQWYENDKDPFGRSPAVISYDYEEQQPITQNKSAWFAGLSDEAGAASWLAALMKQVLQPDQQEIAKLKRFVNETLYGHIQHKEGDKKYGVVKSLFYYEPDSMPAGTYRTDINWKTWSAWPKKEADDIGRSYNYPHVAAAHWVMYRLARNYTNLVNEESWQTYLERAYQTSIAMVEKAPYYAQFGQMEGSIFLIVLQDLRREGLTTMANNLEAAMRKRAEHWKTLNYPFGSEMPWDSTGQEEVFLWSRFFGFDEKAQVTLNAIIAYMPTVPHWGYNGSARRYWDFVYGGKLSRIERQLHHYGSALNSIPVLTAYRDHPDDFYLLRIGHAGMMGALANVTNDGFGPGAFHSYPSTLANDGISGDYGTGFYGYAVNSGTYIVEHPEFGWLAFSGNLKTEKQLVKVALTTASKGRVFLSKENLWLTTDAGEIAELHYDQKDRSITLVFNSASEQPIANILLNVNPESNYVVEGLNKDSFNRYTIPVSTKMITLKKSK; this is translated from the coding sequence ATGAATCTAAAAAAAAGCTATTGGATCCTATTTGCGCTCGTCTGCACACAGTTGTCAACTCGTGTGTATAGCCAGCAAGATGAACATCCGGTATGGAAAGCAGTTAAAGCACAGCAGGCCACTTTAGGCTTGGAGGAGGGCGCCAAAAGCTTCACCCTCAAAAACCTCAATGTGGCTATACTCAACGCATCCCAGACACTATCTTCGTTTCGGCCCAATAGCGGCGAAAAGGGTTTTGACTATACGCCAGTTGAGCTTCTCAACAAAAGAGATCGCAATCAATTTTTTCATATCGGCGATATCAATATCCGTTTGCGTCGTCAGGGAGACAGCTCATGGACGGCCTATTCATCAGCTGCAGACCGTAAGCATGTCATCGCAATACCTCCTGCGAAAAACAACCTCGCCAGTGCAGATATCAGTCCCACGCTTAACCATATCCCGTTGAAAGTGATTCGACACTGGCAAGATGACCATGGGGATCTGATCTTGAGTTTTGAACTGACAAACCCCAACGATTATGCGATCGAGATTGGATCCATGGGTATCCCTCTCCCATTCAATAATAATATGGACTGGAAGAATCTCGATCAGGCACATGCCCAGAACGTCTTTTTCGATCCCTATATCGGTCAGGATGCCGGGTATCTGCAAGTCAACCGTCTGCATGGCAATGGTCCTAGTTTGCTGGTATTGCCCTATAAAAATGCAGGATTTGAAGCTTACAATCCGCTTAATACTGACCCTACTCCCCGAAGTATCACTTTTGAGGGGTTTCATGAATGGATGATTCATAGCAAGGCCTATGCTGAGACTGAATGGAAAGGCGTAGAACAATGGAACACACCCACTTCTACGCTATTGAAACCACATGAATCAAAGACCTTTGCCTTGAAATTTGTCCTTGCCCCAAGTATCCGGGAAATAGAGTCTGAGTTAGTGAAGAACAACAGGCCTGTAGCTATTGGCGTGCCTGGCTATCTTGTTCCAATGGGCAATCCGGCCGAACTTTTTATCAAACACAATAAAGCTATTAAAAGCATCAGTGTCTATCCCGAAGGAGCATTAACCCTGACAAAAAAAGGAAGCACACCGCAGCAATGGACCAAATATGAAGTGAAAGGCAACCGTTGGGGCCGCGCAAGACTAACAATCAACTATAGTGACGGTAAAACGCAGACTATCCAATACAAAATAATCAAATCCGAAAAAGAAGTGGTTCAGGATCTCGGCCATTTTCTGACCACCAAACAATGGTATGAAAATGACAAAGACCCTTTTGGCCGCTCACCGGCTGTCATATCATACGACTATGAGGAGCAGCAGCCCATCACCCAAAATAAAAGTGCCTGGTTTGCGGGTCTCAGTGATGAAGCTGGAGCGGCAAGCTGGCTTGCCGCACTGATGAAACAAGTATTGCAACCCGATCAACAGGAAATAGCCAAATTGAAACGGTTTGTCAATGAGACCTTATATGGCCATATCCAACACAAAGAAGGAGACAAGAAATATGGAGTGGTCAAAAGCCTATTTTATTATGAACCCGACTCCATGCCAGCGGGCACTTATCGTACGGACATCAACTGGAAGACCTGGTCTGCCTGGCCGAAAAAAGAGGCCGACGATATTGGTCGTTCCTACAATTATCCGCATGTGGCGGCAGCACACTGGGTGATGTACAGACTCGCCCGCAACTATACGAATTTGGTGAATGAAGAAAGCTGGCAAACTTACCTCGAAAGGGCTTACCAAACGAGTATTGCCATGGTCGAAAAAGCACCCTACTACGCCCAGTTCGGCCAAATGGAAGGGAGTATCTTCCTTATCGTCTTACAAGATCTTCGCCGAGAAGGGTTGACGACGATGGCCAATAACCTTGAAGCTGCTATGCGCAAGCGGGCAGAGCATTGGAAAACCCTTAATTATCCGTTCGGAAGTGAAATGCCTTGGGATTCCACGGGTCAAGAAGAAGTATTTCTTTGGTCACGCTTTTTTGGTTTTGATGAGAAAGCACAGGTGACTTTGAATGCCATTATCGCCTATATGCCTACCGTTCCGCACTGGGGTTACAACGGAAGCGCGCGGCGTTACTGGGATTTTGTCTATGGTGGGAAACTTTCGCGAATCGAGCGTCAGCTCCATCACTACGGTTCCGCGCTTAATTCCATACCTGTGCTGACAGCCTATCGGGATCATCCCGACGACTTCTACTTGCTACGTATCGGACATGCAGGCATGATGGGAGCGCTGGCCAATGTCACTAACGACGGCTTCGGTCCAGGAGCGTTCCACTCCTATCCATCCACATTGGCCAATGACGGTATCTCAGGAGATTACGGAACCGGTTTTTACGGCTATGCAGTCAATTCAGGAACGTATATCGTGGAGCACCCTGAATTTGGGTGGCTCGCATTCAGCGGTAATCTTAAAACCGAAAAACAGCTGGTCAAAGTGGCACTGACGACAGCATCCAAAGGCCGTGTGTTCCTTTCCAAGGAGAATCTTTGGCTTACAACAGATGCCGGCGAGATCGCCGAACTGCACTACGATCAAAAAGACCGCAGCATCACCCTCGTCTTCAATAGCGCTAGTGAGCAACCCATTGCGAATATTCTGCTTAATGTTAACCCCGAAAGCAATTACGTAGTAGAAGGTTTAAATAAGGATTCATTCAACCGTTATACAATACCCGTGTCAACTAAAATGATAACATTGAAAAAGTCGAAGTAA
- a CDS encoding response regulator transcription factor codes for MTKILLVDDHRLVRNGIRLIIDTHDKLSVVAEVDSAEDALMYLEKNILPDLVLTDLNMQGMDGITFIRMAKKIYPDVRFALLSMVEEPNEVAEAFRSGADGYLSKGGDYDEILFGLLRLSQGHKYLMTNFGLRFMENFDVESSTGVDVASRLSQYEITEREFAVLELIAQGFTAVEIADKIFLSKRTVEGHRQNLMDKTKSKNTADLIRFAFQQKLLI; via the coding sequence ATGACTAAAATTCTTTTAGTTGATGACCATCGGCTTGTAAGAAACGGGATACGATTGATCATTGATACCCACGACAAGCTTTCTGTGGTAGCGGAAGTAGATAGTGCAGAGGATGCATTAATGTACCTGGAAAAAAATATCTTGCCGGATTTAGTTTTAACAGACCTGAATATGCAGGGCATGGATGGAATAACTTTCATCCGAATGGCCAAGAAGATATATCCAGACGTCAGATTTGCACTGTTGTCGATGGTGGAAGAACCGAACGAAGTGGCCGAAGCTTTTCGTAGTGGTGCAGACGGTTATCTGTCGAAGGGTGGCGATTATGATGAAATCTTATTTGGATTATTACGTTTATCCCAAGGGCATAAATATCTGATGACTAATTTCGGTCTACGGTTTATGGAAAATTTTGATGTGGAGAGTAGTACCGGTGTAGATGTGGCTTCACGTCTTTCGCAATATGAAATCACGGAACGGGAGTTTGCTGTACTTGAGCTCATTGCCCAAGGCTTTACTGCTGTGGAAATTGCAGACAAGATTTTTTTGAGCAAACGGACTGTTGAAGGGCACCGTCAGAATCTTATGGATAAGACCAAAAGTAAAAATACAGCCGACCTGATCCGTTTTGCTTTTCAGCAAAAGTTACTGATTTAG